A window of Tautonia plasticadhaerens contains these coding sequences:
- the glmS gene encoding glutamine--fructose-6-phosphate transaminase (isomerizing): MCGIVGYVGPRDAGPILLAGLRRLEYRGYDSAGVATLRGGELVVRKRAGRVRDLEALLAADPAAGRCGISHTRWATHGPPDDANAHPHLGGEGAVAVVHNGVIENHADLRRELGARGIRLVSQTDTEVIAHLIAEELSGGVEPLDAVLRILPRLEGTYGLAVVCRDFPDQVVGARLGSPMVVGFGDDEHFLASDPSAIAAHTRRVAYLQDGEVALLSPSRVEIFHRERGPITPRIDRIDWQPDSVELGSFSHYMQKEIREQPSTIRDACRGRLRPAEATAQFGGLNLSASRLRRIRRVVFAACGTSWHAALVGEYLIERLANLPVEVEYASEFRYRNAPLDDRTLVFVLSQSGETADTLGALREARRRGFPTLAICNVVGSTIAREADGGIYLHAGPEIGVASTKAFSAQVAVLAMLALHLGRLRQLSFPAGMEVLRAIESAPDLIGRILDREPEVIAAAERVAIARSVLFLGRDLHYPVALEGALKLKEISYLHAEGYPTAEMKHGPIALIDPETPSVFVAPRGSLHGKTLGNIEEVRARRGPVIAVGTEGDDSLAGLADHVLSIPDAPEVIQPLLAIVPLQLLAYHVARLRGCDIDKPRNLAKSVTVE; the protein is encoded by the coding sequence ATGTGCGGGATCGTCGGGTACGTCGGGCCGAGGGACGCCGGCCCGATCCTGCTGGCAGGGTTGAGACGCCTGGAATACCGGGGGTACGACAGCGCCGGCGTCGCGACCCTGCGGGGCGGGGAGCTCGTCGTCCGGAAGCGGGCCGGCCGGGTCCGCGATCTGGAGGCGCTGCTCGCGGCCGATCCCGCCGCCGGGCGCTGCGGGATCAGCCACACCCGATGGGCGACCCATGGGCCCCCGGATGACGCCAACGCCCACCCCCACCTCGGCGGCGAGGGCGCGGTGGCCGTCGTCCACAATGGAGTGATCGAGAATCACGCCGACCTCCGCCGGGAACTCGGGGCACGAGGGATCCGGCTCGTCAGCCAGACCGATACCGAGGTCATTGCCCACCTGATTGCCGAGGAATTGTCGGGCGGCGTCGAGCCGCTCGACGCGGTCCTCCGGATCCTCCCCCGGCTGGAAGGGACGTACGGCTTGGCCGTCGTCTGTCGGGATTTCCCGGATCAGGTCGTCGGCGCGAGGCTCGGCAGCCCGATGGTCGTCGGCTTCGGAGACGACGAGCATTTCCTCGCCAGCGACCCGTCGGCCATCGCCGCCCACACCAGGCGGGTCGCCTACCTGCAGGACGGCGAGGTCGCGCTGCTGAGCCCCTCAAGAGTCGAGATTTTCCATCGCGAGCGAGGGCCGATCACCCCCAGGATCGACCGGATCGACTGGCAGCCGGACTCGGTGGAACTCGGCTCATTCTCCCACTACATGCAGAAGGAGATCCGCGAGCAGCCGTCGACCATCCGGGACGCCTGCAGGGGCCGTCTCCGACCCGCCGAGGCGACCGCCCAGTTCGGCGGGCTGAACCTGTCCGCCTCACGGCTTCGTCGGATCCGCCGGGTCGTCTTCGCCGCCTGCGGCACGAGCTGGCATGCGGCCCTGGTCGGAGAATACCTCATCGAACGCCTGGCGAACCTGCCGGTGGAGGTCGAATACGCCAGCGAGTTCCGCTACCGCAATGCCCCGCTCGACGACCGCACCCTCGTCTTCGTCCTCAGCCAGTCCGGCGAGACGGCCGACACGTTGGGAGCCCTCCGAGAGGCCCGGCGCCGGGGCTTCCCCACGCTGGCGATCTGCAACGTCGTCGGCAGCACGATCGCCCGAGAGGCCGACGGCGGCATCTACCTGCACGCCGGGCCCGAGATCGGCGTCGCGAGCACCAAGGCGTTCTCGGCCCAGGTCGCCGTGCTGGCGATGCTGGCACTGCACCTCGGGCGCCTCCGCCAGCTCTCCTTCCCGGCCGGGATGGAGGTGCTCCGGGCGATCGAGTCGGCCCCCGACCTCATCGGGCGGATCCTGGATCGCGAGCCGGAGGTCATCGCCGCCGCCGAGCGGGTGGCGATCGCCAGGAGCGTCCTGTTCCTGGGACGGGATCTCCACTACCCCGTCGCCCTCGAAGGGGCCCTCAAGCTCAAGGAAATCAGCTACCTCCACGCCGAGGGATACCCGACCGCCGAGATGAAGCACGGCCCGATCGCCCTGATCGACCCGGAAACGCCGAGCGTCTTCGTCGCCCCCCGGGGAAGCCTGCACGGGAAGACCCTCGGCAACATCGAGGAGGTCCGGGCCCGGCGAGGCCCGGTCATCGCCGTCGGCACCGAGGGGGACGACTCGCTGGCCGGCCTCGCGGATCACGTCCTGAGCATCCCCGACGCCCCGGAGGTGATCCAGCCGCTGCTGGCGATCGTGCCGCTCCAGTTGCTCGCCTACCACGTCGCCCGGCTGCGGGGGTGCGACATCGACAAGCCCCGCAACCTGGCCAAGAGCGTCACGGTGGAATGA
- a CDS encoding queuosine precursor transporter, with translation MESQHEPGLDRLPPTAEAPPSATHRPTGLPKGYGRVYRYYDLIMAAFVTVLLCTNLISAPKRVELGGFVFGAGVLFFPISYLFNDILTEVYGYKRSRKVVWAGFGALAFAALVSQVVLALPAASSWPNQEIWETVFGGTWRIILASMAGFFGGEFVNSYTLAKMKLWTGGRFLWTRTIGSTLTGEAVDSMLFYPIAFLGRPGWSLQDVVGVMIANYLLKVGWEVVATPVTYRVVGFLKRVEHEDYYDYDTNFTPFSLQT, from the coding sequence ATGGAGTCGCAGCACGAACCGGGCCTCGACCGCCTTCCCCCGACGGCCGAGGCCCCCCCGTCGGCGACCCACCGGCCCACCGGCCTGCCGAAGGGCTATGGGAGGGTCTATCGCTACTACGACCTGATCATGGCCGCTTTCGTCACCGTGCTGCTCTGCACGAACCTGATCTCGGCCCCGAAGCGGGTCGAGCTCGGGGGGTTCGTCTTCGGAGCGGGCGTGCTCTTCTTCCCGATCAGCTACCTGTTCAACGACATCCTCACCGAGGTCTACGGCTACAAGCGGTCCCGCAAGGTGGTCTGGGCCGGGTTCGGCGCGCTGGCGTTCGCGGCCCTCGTCAGCCAGGTGGTTCTGGCGCTCCCGGCCGCGTCGTCCTGGCCGAATCAGGAGATCTGGGAGACGGTCTTCGGCGGGACCTGGCGGATCATCCTCGCCTCGATGGCGGGGTTCTTCGGCGGCGAGTTCGTCAATTCGTACACCCTGGCCAAGATGAAGCTCTGGACCGGAGGTCGGTTCCTCTGGACCCGGACCATCGGCTCGACCCTGACCGGGGAGGCGGTCGACTCCATGCTTTTCTACCCGATCGCCTTCCTCGGCCGCCCAGGATGGTCCCTCCAGGACGTCGTCGGGGTGATGATCGCCAACTACCTCTTGAAGGTCGGCTGGGAGGTCGTCGCTACCCCCGTCACCTACCGCGTCGTCGGCTTCCTGAAGCGGGTCGAGCACGAGGACTATTACGACTACGACACGAATTTCACCCCATTTTCCCTGCAGACATGA
- a CDS encoding PspC domain-containing protein — MAKRCPYCAEEIQDEAIKCKHCLSWLGPGPEPRGDVSSPWDVGPSKAAGGLGSLRRPTDDRMIAGVCAALGRFIGIDPTWIRIAFAAFTVFTAGVPGIVLYIIMALVIPTEDGADRWTA; from the coding sequence ATGGCGAAACGGTGCCCCTACTGTGCCGAGGAGATCCAGGACGAGGCGATCAAATGCAAGCACTGCCTCTCCTGGCTCGGTCCCGGTCCCGAGCCCCGGGGGGACGTCTCCTCGCCCTGGGACGTGGGGCCGTCCAAGGCAGCTGGCGGTCTCGGCAGCCTGCGGAGGCCGACGGACGACCGGATGATCGCCGGAGTCTGCGCCGCGCTCGGCCGGTTCATCGGGATCGACCCGACCTGGATCCGGATCGCCTTCGCCGCGTTCACCGTCTTCACGGCTGGCGTCCCGGGGATCGTCCTGTATATCATCATGGCGCTGGTCATCCCGACGGAGGACGGGGCGGATCGCTGGACGGCCTGA
- a CDS encoding Gfo/Idh/MocA family protein has product MARSTRRTFLTGSMAAIGAGFAIGGTKASGRILGANDTINLAVAGLNGRGGAHVGEFSGMEGVRITHLVDPDIRTFDKRVKQVSDRSGNSPKTVQDIRQVLDDPDVHAVSIATPNHWHSLMAVWACQAGKDVYVEKPCSHNIHEGRVAVEAARKYDRIVQHGTQSRSSRSWAELAELSRSGKYGPLLVSRALCYKPRNSIGFKPTGPAPSEVDFSLWLGPAQDHPFHENLVHYNWHWFWDFGNGDIGNQGVHQMDIARWMIPGPTYPTRVVSLGGRFGYEDQGETPNTQITVMDYGDTQLVFEVRGLETGEYRGEKVGNILHFEEGTVAGGKFYPKGSDEAEPLVEVEVERGPGDGHFGNFIAAVRSRKKEDLNAEILEGHVSSALCHLANLSYRVGEPRSFDTVDEALGTDDVARETVGRMCEHLKDDNGLSLDGMQYRLGRNLRFDGDAERFINDPQADELLSRDYRAPFVVPETLA; this is encoded by the coding sequence ATGGCTCGATCGACGCGACGGACGTTCCTCACGGGCTCGATGGCCGCCATCGGTGCCGGGTTCGCGATCGGGGGGACCAAGGCCAGCGGCCGGATCCTCGGCGCCAACGACACCATCAACCTGGCCGTCGCCGGGCTCAACGGCCGGGGGGGCGCCCACGTCGGCGAGTTCTCCGGCATGGAAGGTGTCCGCATCACCCACCTGGTCGACCCGGACATCCGGACCTTCGATAAGCGGGTCAAGCAGGTCTCCGACCGCTCCGGGAATAGCCCGAAGACGGTCCAGGACATCCGCCAGGTGCTCGACGACCCGGACGTCCACGCCGTCTCGATCGCCACGCCGAACCACTGGCACAGCCTGATGGCGGTCTGGGCCTGCCAGGCGGGCAAGGACGTCTACGTCGAGAAACCCTGCAGCCACAACATCCACGAGGGGCGCGTCGCCGTCGAGGCCGCCCGCAAGTACGACCGGATCGTCCAGCACGGCACCCAGAGCCGGTCCAGCCGATCCTGGGCCGAGCTGGCGGAGCTGAGCCGGTCGGGCAAGTACGGCCCGCTGCTCGTCTCCCGGGCGCTCTGCTACAAGCCTCGCAACAGCATCGGCTTCAAGCCGACCGGTCCGGCACCGTCGGAGGTGGACTTCTCGTTGTGGCTCGGTCCGGCGCAGGACCACCCGTTCCACGAGAACCTCGTGCACTACAATTGGCACTGGTTCTGGGACTTCGGCAACGGCGACATCGGTAACCAGGGCGTCCACCAGATGGACATCGCCCGCTGGATGATCCCCGGGCCCACCTACCCGACTCGCGTCGTCAGCCTCGGCGGCCGCTTCGGCTACGAGGACCAGGGGGAGACGCCGAACACCCAGATCACCGTCATGGATTACGGCGACACCCAGCTCGTCTTCGAGGTCCGGGGCCTGGAGACCGGCGAGTACCGGGGCGAGAAGGTCGGCAACATCCTCCATTTCGAGGAGGGCACCGTCGCCGGCGGCAAGTTCTACCCGAAGGGCAGCGACGAGGCCGAGCCTCTGGTCGAGGTCGAGGTTGAACGAGGCCCTGGTGACGGCCACTTCGGCAATTTCATCGCCGCCGTCCGGAGCCGGAAGAAGGAGGACCTCAACGCCGAGATCCTCGAAGGGCACGTCTCCAGCGCCCTCTGCCACCTGGCGAACCTTTCCTACCGGGTCGGCGAGCCCCGCTCCTTCGACACCGTCGACGAGGCGCTCGGCACCGACGACGTCGCCCGGGAGACCGTCGGGCGCATGTGTGAGCACCTCAAGGACGACAACGGCCTCTCGCTCGACGGCATGCAGTACCGCCTCGGCCGGAATCTCCGGTTCGACGGCGACGCCGAGCGGTTCATCAACGATCCCCAGGCCGACGAACTGCTCTCCCGGGATTACCGGGCGCCGTTCGTCGTGCCGGAGACGCTGGCCTGA
- a CDS encoding DUF6807 family protein: MRRFIASSAVAATLLAALPDPSVAQSVTIEVEAGEHDRSGLPVRAILPLPDDFSPGDPIVLTAEGGTEILGQLTAPSLLADRTRFDAASGRVALEVNFIPDRLDAGESARFEVSRGETGSGSSTFSWEETDEGDRLSFGSDPLLLYVRPELDESSPETREQTYKPFHHLFAPDGRRLSKGPGGLYTHHRGLFFGYNRVSYGDGKQADVWHARGKAFQSHEETLSREAGPVLGRHLARIDWHGQEGEVFARETRELTAYATVGGRLIEFASRVETTGGPVMLDGDPQHAGVHFRADNHVADETKGQTYYLRPDGKGAPGETRNWEPDTGQGPINLPWNAMGIVVDGERYTVCYLDHPENPKEARYSERDYGRFGSYFEYELTEDQPLEIRYRLWIQDAEMTLEQVAALDADFDEPASVRVLQAGE; encoded by the coding sequence ATGCGTCGATTCATCGCCTCGTCCGCCGTCGCCGCGACCCTGCTCGCGGCCTTGCCCGATCCCTCGGTCGCCCAATCCGTCACCATCGAGGTCGAGGCCGGCGAGCACGACCGGTCCGGGCTGCCCGTCCGGGCGATCCTGCCGCTGCCGGACGACTTCTCGCCGGGAGACCCGATCGTCCTGACTGCCGAGGGCGGGACGGAGATCCTCGGGCAGCTCACCGCCCCCTCGCTGCTCGCCGACCGGACCCGGTTCGACGCCGCGTCGGGCCGGGTCGCCCTGGAGGTGAATTTCATCCCGGATCGGCTCGACGCGGGGGAGTCTGCCCGGTTCGAGGTCTCCCGGGGGGAAACGGGCTCCGGGTCCTCGACGTTCTCCTGGGAGGAGACGGACGAGGGGGACCGCCTTTCCTTCGGCTCGGACCCCCTGCTGCTCTACGTCCGCCCCGAACTGGACGAGTCGAGTCCTGAGACCCGTGAGCAGACCTACAAGCCCTTCCACCACCTGTTCGCCCCCGACGGCCGACGCCTCTCCAAGGGCCCTGGAGGACTCTACACCCACCACCGGGGCCTCTTCTTCGGCTACAACCGGGTCAGCTACGGCGACGGCAAGCAGGCCGACGTCTGGCACGCCCGGGGGAAGGCGTTCCAGTCCCACGAGGAGACCCTGTCCCGGGAGGCGGGACCGGTGCTCGGACGCCACCTCGCCCGGATCGACTGGCATGGGCAGGAGGGGGAGGTGTTCGCCCGGGAGACCCGGGAGCTGACCGCCTACGCAACCGTCGGCGGCCGGCTCATCGAGTTCGCCTCACGGGTGGAGACGACCGGGGGGCCGGTGATGCTCGACGGCGACCCCCAGCACGCCGGCGTCCACTTCCGCGCCGACAATCACGTCGCCGACGAGACCAAGGGCCAGACCTACTACCTCCGCCCCGACGGCAAGGGCGCCCCCGGGGAGACTCGCAACTGGGAGCCAGATACCGGCCAGGGGCCGATCAATCTGCCCTGGAACGCCATGGGCATCGTGGTCGACGGCGAGCGCTATACCGTCTGCTACCTCGACCACCCCGAGAACCCCAAGGAGGCACGTTACAGCGAGCGCGACTATGGCCGATTCGGCTCCTACTTCGAGTACGAGTTGACGGAAGACCAGCCCCTGGAGATCCGCTATCGACTCTGGATCCAGGACGCGGAGATGACCCTCGAACAGGTCGCCGCCCTCGACGCCGACTTCGACGAACCGGCTTCGGTCCGGGTCCTCCAGGCCGGGGAGTGA
- a CDS encoding SGNH/GDSL hydrolase family protein — protein MVAILPLLVPLLLLGTGPSAVPPPVPREASGIPQDGDRVVFIGDSITQAGRYVVYVEAFLLTRFPDRTITVINHGLSSETVAGTSEPDHPSPRPCIHDRFDRDVTAWRPDRVVSCYGMNDGIYHPFDPEILARYQDGIRRLIERADAEADARIDLLTPPPYDPYRRQVGDPDASYFGYRYPSADYDEVLDRFGEWIETLGGDDLLVADVHDAFNSHLSLRRADRASVSLSPDGVHPDTTGHWLIAQTLLKAWDAPPVVADIRVDASGRLPQPETVRDVSNRDGAVSFDWDSPLPMPIDPAWDPESLRVDSVSDLLNRYRLAVTGLEGDRYRLLASFEGEEPGPVGSFSAGELARGIDLNTIPVFPTVAASRQVLGLLSSLRDAQGRAFRASIRGESSPDAPPPPGEDAEQMGPIRDLCRPKALRIFIEPIPAPSPGS, from the coding sequence GTGGTCGCCATCCTTCCCCTCCTCGTCCCCTTGCTCTTGCTCGGCACCGGCCCGTCCGCCGTCCCCCCTCCGGTCCCCCGAGAAGCCTCGGGGATCCCCCAGGACGGCGATCGGGTCGTGTTCATCGGCGACAGCATCACCCAGGCCGGCCGATATGTCGTGTACGTCGAGGCGTTCTTGCTGACCAGGTTCCCCGACCGCACCATCACGGTCATCAACCACGGACTCAGCAGCGAGACCGTCGCCGGCACCAGCGAGCCCGACCACCCGTCCCCCCGGCCCTGCATCCACGACCGATTCGACCGCGACGTGACCGCCTGGCGCCCCGACCGCGTCGTGTCCTGCTACGGGATGAACGACGGCATCTACCATCCCTTCGATCCCGAGATCCTCGCCCGATATCAGGACGGAATCCGCCGCCTCATCGAGCGTGCGGACGCCGAGGCCGACGCCCGGATCGACCTGCTCACCCCACCCCCGTATGACCCCTACCGCCGCCAGGTCGGAGACCCCGACGCCTCGTATTTCGGCTATCGGTACCCGTCCGCCGACTATGACGAGGTCCTCGACCGTTTCGGGGAGTGGATCGAGACGCTCGGCGGCGACGACCTGCTCGTCGCCGACGTCCACGACGCCTTCAATTCCCACCTCTCACTCCGCCGGGCCGACCGGGCCAGCGTGTCCCTCTCCCCCGATGGCGTCCACCCCGACACGACCGGGCACTGGCTCATCGCCCAGACGCTCCTGAAGGCTTGGGACGCCCCCCCCGTCGTGGCGGACATCCGCGTCGACGCCTCGGGCCGCCTGCCGCAGCCGGAGACGGTTCGAGACGTCTCGAACCGCGACGGAGCCGTGTCCTTCGATTGGGACTCCCCCCTCCCGATGCCGATCGACCCGGCCTGGGACCCTGAGTCGCTCCGAGTCGACTCGGTCAGCGACCTGCTGAACCGCTACCGGCTCGCCGTGACCGGCCTCGAAGGCGATCGCTATCGCCTGCTCGCCTCGTTCGAGGGCGAGGAGCCTGGCCCGGTCGGCTCCTTCTCCGCCGGGGAACTCGCGCGGGGGATCGACCTGAACACGATCCCCGTATTCCCCACCGTCGCCGCATCCCGGCAGGTCCTCGGACTCCTCTCTTCCCTCCGGGACGCCCAGGGCCGTGCCTTCCGTGCCTCGATCCGGGGCGAATCGTCCCCGGATGCCCCCCCTCCCCCCGGCGAGGATGCAGAGCAGATGGGCCCGATCCGGGACCTCTGCCGCCCCAAAGCGCTCAGGATCTTCATCGAGCCCATCCCCGCCCCATCCCCCGGCTCCTGA
- a CDS encoding glycosyltransferase produces the protein MPDRPDRRHLPAVLPDPDQPSGIAPPHSQFEAIRTGTARMLELGLEERDRWIRSLEARVAERDRRGDALRGQVVERGLYATWLQSEIDVRDRRVGELLERLDEHSAEVARISAELEAMRSSRAWRAASLLQGAARGCRRRLEAAMSRGVQRLTGRTRRIEPELLMSDTAPATAPIRTTPEPVRTPDSAPDGPGNSMRDPNAILRFIPPRSDPYDEWLRNNAWDATRVAEAGRLLDRLERRPRISVVVATHGVGTRALRETLSSLREQIYPDREVILVGGTEATAASVADGPVIVGAPDDEPFRALREAVDRASGEYVVVLEQGARLAPDALLEYARAAAEPDEPPVLIYSDEDRVARDGSRFGPRFRPGWSPEALLSHQAIGRTFAVRRSVLEQVGGIRVERRDAWAYDLALRLSEIPGGFERVPRVLVHVPAERGESDPIERCTAATIARMAEALVEAMGRRGIVAGVSQPEWASRERFAGFELGFPEDGPKVAILIPTRDRVELLRRCVDSVLERTAYGNFEIVIIDNGSERPETLGYLAGLGAPCRVVRSENDGSGFNYARLHNEVVRSLDVGSEFVVFLNNDTEVRRPEWLGQLVGYGSMPGVGAVGARLLYADGRVQHAGILTGLYDGNPGHAARLAPWWDGGDQRLGRLSRNLGAVTAACMLVRRSTFLGLGGFDQERFAVGYNDVDFCLRLGRDGLRCVFAPRAELLHFEGASRGFEEDRREAVAYRATWGDHVDPFHHPALSKRDERLGVCTRRLDIPDSRRDRPIRVAYEVDRLDGTGNGRFLLELATGLRDRGLVVPSVRAGKDGPIGDRLRDAGIRVEVDGERGGRRPIDHSRSLAEGGMLDGFDLVHAIGLDRFTSIHAARLAGIPALWTVRQSGDFRDAFAMLDDESARAAIEAFSDAYRVTFPAWGVRRPYHPVESRWNYEVVREEVAATSGFPDRSAAREALGIAPGAWVVACVHDSGDDGARDFLDAVLPVLRSNRAAIALISTTPESMRDMAREEGVRSLGDRLRFIAASLDPIEWLPSSDLLVCPSRRDLSPGAMATGRALGLPIILAAVAGIDEFSTPGRDALVYEPGDAARLRSRIEQVLVDPAMLRSLSAPGGPVEPAGRMVPTYDRLYREAIAVGSGRGKQGSRTMTGAA, from the coding sequence ATGCCCGATCGACCTGACCGCCGCCATCTCCCGGCCGTCCTCCCCGACCCCGACCAGCCGTCGGGGATCGCCCCCCCCCACTCACAGTTCGAGGCGATCCGGACCGGGACGGCCCGAATGCTCGAACTCGGGTTGGAGGAGCGGGATCGATGGATCCGGTCGCTGGAGGCGAGGGTCGCCGAGCGAGACCGGAGGGGCGATGCGCTCCGCGGCCAGGTGGTCGAGCGCGGCCTCTACGCGACGTGGCTCCAGTCCGAGATCGACGTGAGAGATCGCCGGGTCGGCGAGCTCCTCGAGCGGCTCGACGAGCATTCGGCCGAGGTCGCCCGGATCTCGGCCGAGTTGGAGGCGATGAGGTCGTCCCGGGCCTGGCGGGCGGCCTCGTTGCTCCAGGGCGCGGCCCGCGGTTGCCGGAGGCGACTCGAAGCGGCGATGAGCCGGGGAGTACAACGCCTCACGGGGAGGACGAGACGGATCGAGCCCGAACTTCTGATGAGTGACACGGCTCCGGCCACAGCCCCGATACGAACCACGCCCGAACCCGTCCGAACTCCCGATTCCGCCCCGGACGGCCCCGGGAACTCGATGCGAGACCCGAACGCGATCCTGCGATTCATCCCGCCCCGAAGCGACCCGTACGACGAATGGCTCCGCAACAACGCCTGGGACGCCACCAGGGTCGCCGAGGCGGGGCGGTTGCTCGATCGGTTGGAGCGTCGGCCTCGGATCTCGGTGGTGGTCGCGACCCATGGGGTCGGGACCCGGGCGCTCCGGGAGACGCTCTCAAGCTTGAGGGAGCAGATCTACCCGGACCGGGAAGTCATCCTGGTGGGGGGTACCGAGGCGACGGCGGCCTCGGTCGCCGACGGCCCGGTCATCGTCGGGGCCCCGGACGACGAGCCATTCAGGGCACTCCGGGAGGCGGTCGATCGGGCCTCGGGCGAATACGTCGTCGTTCTGGAGCAAGGGGCTCGACTGGCCCCGGACGCGCTCCTGGAATACGCCAGGGCGGCGGCGGAGCCCGACGAGCCCCCGGTCCTGATCTATTCCGACGAGGATCGGGTCGCCCGGGACGGCTCCCGATTCGGGCCGAGGTTCCGGCCGGGTTGGTCGCCGGAAGCGTTGCTCTCACACCAGGCGATCGGCCGAACCTTCGCGGTGCGGCGATCGGTGCTCGAGCAGGTGGGTGGGATCCGGGTCGAGCGTCGGGACGCGTGGGCGTATGACCTCGCGCTGAGGCTGTCCGAGATCCCGGGGGGATTCGAGCGGGTCCCCCGGGTGCTCGTCCACGTCCCGGCCGAACGAGGCGAGTCCGACCCGATCGAGCGGTGCACTGCGGCGACGATCGCCCGGATGGCCGAAGCACTCGTCGAGGCGATGGGGCGCCGGGGGATCGTGGCGGGCGTCTCGCAACCCGAATGGGCCTCCCGGGAGCGGTTCGCGGGCTTCGAGCTGGGTTTCCCCGAGGATGGGCCGAAGGTCGCCATCCTGATCCCGACCCGGGATCGCGTCGAGCTGCTCCGGCGCTGCGTCGATTCGGTCCTCGAACGGACCGCATACGGCAATTTCGAGATCGTCATCATCGATAACGGGAGCGAGCGACCGGAGACCCTCGGCTACCTGGCGGGGCTAGGAGCCCCGTGTCGCGTCGTCCGGAGCGAGAATGACGGTTCTGGCTTCAATTATGCCCGGCTCCACAATGAGGTCGTCCGCTCGCTCGACGTGGGGTCCGAGTTCGTCGTCTTCCTGAACAACGACACGGAGGTCCGACGGCCGGAGTGGCTGGGGCAGCTCGTCGGGTATGGGTCGATGCCCGGCGTCGGCGCGGTGGGGGCGAGGCTCCTCTACGCCGACGGCCGGGTGCAGCATGCCGGGATCCTGACGGGCCTCTACGACGGCAACCCCGGCCACGCCGCTCGGCTCGCCCCCTGGTGGGACGGGGGCGATCAGCGCCTGGGCCGCCTGTCGAGGAACCTCGGCGCCGTGACAGCGGCCTGCATGCTCGTCCGGCGGTCGACCTTCCTCGGACTGGGGGGGTTCGACCAGGAACGGTTCGCGGTCGGGTACAACGACGTCGATTTCTGCCTGAGGCTGGGGAGGGATGGCCTGCGGTGCGTCTTCGCCCCCCGGGCCGAGCTGCTGCACTTCGAGGGGGCGTCTCGGGGGTTCGAGGAGGACCGTCGGGAGGCGGTGGCCTACAGGGCCACCTGGGGGGATCACGTCGACCCCTTCCATCACCCCGCGCTCTCGAAGCGGGACGAGCGGCTTGGGGTCTGCACCCGACGACTCGACATCCCCGATTCGCGTCGAGATCGGCCGATCCGGGTGGCGTATGAGGTCGATCGGCTGGACGGGACCGGCAATGGGCGGTTCCTCCTGGAGCTGGCGACGGGGCTCCGGGATCGGGGCCTGGTGGTGCCCTCGGTCCGGGCGGGCAAGGACGGGCCGATCGGCGACCGGCTCCGGGACGCCGGGATCCGGGTCGAGGTCGACGGGGAGCGGGGAGGACGCCGGCCAATCGACCACTCCCGGAGCCTGGCCGAGGGCGGGATGCTCGACGGGTTCGACCTGGTCCACGCGATCGGGCTCGACCGCTTCACCTCGATCCATGCGGCCCGACTTGCCGGGATCCCGGCGCTCTGGACCGTCCGCCAGTCAGGCGACTTCAGGGATGCCTTCGCGATGCTCGATGACGAGTCGGCCCGGGCGGCGATCGAAGCGTTCTCGGACGCGTATCGCGTCACGTTCCCGGCCTGGGGCGTGCGTCGGCCCTATCACCCGGTCGAGTCGAGGTGGAATTATGAGGTGGTGCGGGAGGAGGTCGCCGCGACCTCGGGGTTCCCAGATCGGTCTGCGGCCCGCGAGGCGCTGGGCATCGCACCGGGGGCCTGGGTCGTCGCCTGCGTCCACGACTCGGGGGACGACGGGGCGAGGGACTTCCTCGACGCGGTGCTGCCGGTCCTGCGGTCGAACCGGGCGGCGATCGCCCTGATCTCGACGACCCCCGAGTCGATGCGGGACATGGCGAGGGAGGAGGGAGTTCGTTCCCTAGGGGATCGCCTCCGATTCATCGCCGCCTCGCTCGACCCCATCGAGTGGCTGCCGTCGAGCGACCTGCTGGTCTGCCCCTCTCGTCGAGACCTGAGCCCCGGGGCGATGGCGACGGGGAGGGCCCTCGGCCTGCCGATAATCCTGGCCGCGGTGGCGGGGATCGACGAATTCTCCACCCCGGGCCGAGACGCCCTGGTCTACGAACCGGGGGACGCGGCGAGGCTCCGGTCGCGGATCGAGCAAGTCCTGGTCGACCCGGCGATGCTCCGAAGCCTCTCGGCCCCGGGGGGGCCGGTCGAGCCGGCCGGCCGGATGGTCCCCACCTACGATCGTTTGTATCGAGAGGCGATCGCCGTCGGCTCTGGGCGAGGCAAGCAAGGGTCGAGGACGATGACCGGGGCGGCGTGA